In a genomic window of Gambusia affinis linkage group LG04, SWU_Gaff_1.0, whole genome shotgun sequence:
- the si:dkeyp-118a3.2 gene encoding putative surface protein SACOL0050 has translation MFLDNMRCSILKGFLMVLLTQHSTSEGMSAPIQYPTEAAYQDGQTFPQEPELPIAEIVPLVSTPSLKDVQQAMQEASEQVKGRGAEEVIKELLERVVEAALGQVEAAIQAKDIAVEKEGVEEVAQVESEAEEESETLKPPQEGTNRTLEKRDNGFEKSEVEARVDTFINVAGGGKEVVKEEGEKVAGSVEETTDRAAVSLEVTGESLLETILTQEDVDGALEETEGDLEAGKTDSEEQVVLIVLKNATERETQDGEETPATVEVAVGVQPEQEKEEESKAGLGVVDEEQTENSRRKEAALLEISQTDHTDGEKALPHPNDHVIQIKPVFGEPIKEEKAGRREENMDELEKPDDNGLVEREKTEAEGTDLRTVKVEAKYGEVVIKEGSVALVVEGGDNAEEEEQIALEDSEDNKEDQAALVIPGPQSEESRKDSTEKRPENQPSTTNPSFGAGTTEYNTLTEVKSNHQSRTITSNPGFLPHNHGRIQPTLDKFENNIFAEYHQEKGEKPNGIRDAVEVTPGKTDKNEQGLEAWKTGAIFTAVFLVLETVVIVIYVLKCRNKKSTPAVQQACEEACVEPETEMGGDCSDDTLTEDNENSQEITRLDPSDVASALAIEREKQKDEDVVAMSNRSLSSIEMLPSPGPGLNSLQDIRTSI, from the exons ATGTTTTTGGACAACATGAGGTGCTCCATACTGAAGGGATTCCTGATGGTTTTGCTAACACAACACAGCACATCTGAAG GCATGTCTGCCCCCATTCAGTACCCAACTGAGGCTGCCTACCAAGATGGTCAGACCTTTCCCCAGGAACCAGAACTGCCCATTGCAGAAATTGTGCCTTTAGTGTCCACTCCCAGCTTGAAGGACGTTCAGCAGGCAATGCAAGAAGCCTCAGAGCAAGTGAAGGGCCGTGGAGCAGAAGAAGTGATAAAAGAACTGCTTGAGAGGGTGGTAGAGGCAGCTCTGGGTCAGGTGGAAGCAGCTATTCAAGCAAAAGATATAGCTGTGGAGAAGGAAGGGGTAGAAGAAGTTGCTCAGGTAGAGAGTGAAGCTGAGGAAGAATCTGAAACATTGAAACCACCCCAAGAGGGGACGAATAGGACTCTTGAGAAAAGAGATAATGGTTTTGAGAAGAGTGAGGTAGAAGCAAGGGTggatacatttataaatgtagctGGAGGGGGTAAAGAAGTTGTCAAGGAAGAAGGGGAAAAAGTAGCTGGATCTGTTGAGGAGACGACAGACAGAGCAGCAGTGAGTTTGGAGGTTACTGGTGAGTCATTATTGGAAACTATATTAACTCAAGAGGATGTGGATGGAGCCTTAGAGGAGACAGAAGGGGATTTAGAGGCAGGGAAGACGGACAGCGAGGAGCAGGTTGTGTTGATAGTTCTAAAGAATGCcactgaaagagaaacacaggATGGAGAGGAAACACCAGCCACTGTGGAGGTGGCAGTGGGCGTACAGCCAGAgcaggaaaaagaggaagaatctAAAGCTGGCCTTGGAGTGGTTGATGAAGAACAGACAGAGAATAGCAGAAGAAAGGAAGCAGCTCTGCTTGAGATAAGTCAAACAGACCACACAGATGGAGAGAAAGCATTACCTCATCCTAATGATCAtgtaatacaaataaaacccGTCTTTGGAGAACCGATAAAAGAGGAGAAAGCGGGCAGGAGAGAAGAGAACATGGATGAACTAGAAAAACCCGATGACAATGGCTTAgtggagagagagaagacagaaGCAGAAGGTACAGATTTAAGGACAGTAAAAGTAGAGGCAAAATATGGTGAGGTTGTAATCAAGGAAGGATCAGTGGCACTGGTGGTTGAAGGAGGTGACAATgctgaagaggaggagcaaaTTGCTTTGGAGGATTCAGAGGACAATAAAGAGGATCAAG CAGCACTGGTGATCCCTGGTCCACAATCTGAAGAGAGTAGGAAAGACTCCACAGAAAAGAGACCTGAAAACCAGCCCTCTACCACAAACCCATCATTTGGTGCTGGTACAACTGAATATAACACTCTCACTGAGGTGAAATCTAACCATCAGAGCAGGACAATCACCTCAAATCCCGGATTTTTGCCACACAACCATGGCAGGATCCAACCCACACTAGATaagtttgaaaacaatatttttgctgaatatcatcaggaaaaaggagagaaacCAAATGGAATCAGGGATGCAGTGGAAGTTACACCTGGAAAAACAG ATAAGAATGAGCAAGGCCTTGAGGCATGGAAGACTGGGGCTATTTTTACTGCAGTCTTCTTGGTTTTGGAGACCGTCGTCATCGTTATCTACGTCCTCAAATGTCGGAATAAGAAAAG CACACCAGCCGTGCAGCAGGCCTGTGAGGAAGCATGTGTTGAACCAGAGACAGAGATGGGAGGCGACTGCAGTGACGACACTCTGACAGAAGACAACGAAAACTCTCAAGA GATAACCAGACTCGACCCATCTGATGTGGCTTCAGCCTTGGCCATAGAAAGGGAAAAGCAAAAAGATGAAGATGTAGTAGCCATGTCAAACCGCTCACTAAGCTCCATAGAGATGCTGCCCAGTCCAGGACCAGGATTAAACTCTTTACAAGACATCAGGACTTCCATATAA